A single genomic interval of Myxocyprinus asiaticus isolate MX2 ecotype Aquarium Trade chromosome 19, UBuf_Myxa_2, whole genome shotgun sequence harbors:
- the LOC127410414 gene encoding anti-sigma-I factor RsgI2-like — MEGIPAFEPPTPESASCHVTATPESARHHVTATSESAPRHVTATPEFAPHHAPRHVTATPESALRHVTAKSESAPCHVTAKPSATPCSKPPAAPVSKPFTAPVFKLNDLPLMSGRRAMKTLPHKLSALTPATTNEPTSTPATANELEASSFSEPVLPTSSVPEPALPASSIPEPALQRKDS, encoded by the coding sequence ATGGAGGGAATCCCAGCTTTCGAGCCTCCCACGCCTGAGtcagcttcatgccatgtcacagccacgcctgagtctgctcgacaccatgtcacagccacgtctgagtctgctccacgccatgtcacagccacgcctgagtttGCTCCACAccatgctccacgccatgtcacagccacgcctgagtctgctctacgtcatgtcacagccaagtctgagtctgctccatgccatgtcacagccaagccttccgcgactccttgctccaagcctcctgcggcccctgtctcgaagcctttcACGGCCCCTGTCTtcaagttgaatgatctgccatTGATGTCAGggcgtagggccatgaagaccctacctcacaaattgtcagcgctcacgcctgccacgACCAACGAGCCAAcatccacgcctgccacggccaacgagctggaagcctcgtccttctcagagcctgtgttgccaacctcatccgtcccagagcctgcattgccagcctcatccatcccagagcctgcattgcagAGGAAAGACAGTTAA